A genomic stretch from Telmatocola sphagniphila includes:
- a CDS encoding FitA-like ribbon-helix-helix domain-containing protein, with translation MCNKTHFGMTDLRIRNIEPWVIESIRALAKAHGRTMEAELRATLEEAVSRSKQELLNELQGLQKDLTDKYALLSDSTAFIREERDLEG, from the coding sequence GTGTGCAATAAAACGCATTTTGGCATGACCGATCTCCGCATCCGCAACATCGAACCTTGGGTCATCGAATCCATCCGTGCTTTGGCCAAAGCTCATGGCCGAACCATGGAGGCTGAACTGCGGGCGACTTTGGAAGAAGCCGTTTCCCGTTCAAAACAAGAACTCCTGAACGAGTTGCAGGGTTTGCAAAAAGATCTCACCGATAAGTACGCACTTTTATCCGACTCGACCGCTTTCATCCGTGAAGAACGGGATCTGGAAGGATGA
- a CDS encoding type II toxin-antitoxin system VapC family toxin — translation MIVVDASVVVKCYLPEVGSAEALSVITGREKLIAPQLLRLEVHSAIIRHYRENALSREEVERHSSAFERHLITRKHVELYPDDNQLSLARKIALDLRHPIQDCLYLALAVEQGASLLTADDKFHSKAGKTFDHVKLLRNIPRVSNHGTA, via the coding sequence ATGATCGTCGTTGACGCCAGTGTCGTGGTGAAGTGCTATCTTCCCGAGGTTGGCAGTGCGGAAGCCTTATCGGTCATTACCGGACGCGAGAAACTCATCGCTCCGCAATTGCTCCGCTTGGAAGTGCATTCCGCGATCATCCGGCACTATCGAGAAAATGCCCTCTCTCGCGAGGAAGTCGAAAGGCACTCCTCGGCTTTTGAGCGGCATCTGATTACTCGAAAGCACGTCGAATTGTACCCGGACGACAATCAACTTTCGCTGGCTCGAAAGATCGCACTGGATTTGCGACATCCGATTCAAGATTGTCTCTACCTGGCTTTGGCAGTCGAGCAAGGCGCTTCGTTGCTCACCGCTGATGACAAGTTCCACTCCAAGGCAGGCAAAACATTTGATCATGTGAAATTGCTTCGGAATATCCCAAGGGTATCGAACCATGGCACGGCTTGA
- a CDS encoding tyrosine-type recombinase/integrase yields MPQEILPFESSLPSKLLGAQFPATFTAAGERASRRLIEFLTAEIQNPNTRQSYGRAILRFDQWCVSRELKLEQLTPFHIAAYIEVLGKVLAKPSVKQHLAALRMLCDYLVIGQIIPFNPASAVRGPKYVVKKGKTPVLSGEETKLLFESIEQDSLIGLRDRALIGVMAYSFSRISAVLAMNVDDFYQQGTKYFLRLHEKGGKHHEVPAHHTLVELVDTYIHSTGITGQSNSPLFRSFNRKREISEDRLHRREALAMVKRRALAAGLGNRICNHSFRATGITNYLENKGTIEKAMAIAAHESPRTTKLYDRTDDQVSLDEIEKIRF; encoded by the coding sequence GTGCCCCAGGAAATACTCCCTTTTGAGTCTTCCCTTCCCTCAAAATTACTGGGTGCTCAATTCCCTGCAACTTTTACCGCCGCTGGAGAGAGGGCCTCTCGACGACTCATCGAATTTCTCACAGCCGAGATCCAAAACCCCAATACTCGCCAGAGCTACGGTCGGGCAATTCTTCGCTTTGACCAGTGGTGCGTTTCCCGCGAGCTGAAACTTGAGCAATTGACCCCCTTCCATATCGCCGCCTATATCGAAGTGCTGGGCAAAGTTCTGGCGAAGCCCTCCGTCAAGCAGCACCTGGCGGCACTCCGTATGCTTTGCGATTATCTGGTGATTGGGCAAATAATCCCCTTCAATCCGGCTTCGGCGGTACGCGGCCCGAAATACGTGGTCAAAAAAGGGAAAACTCCGGTCCTCTCGGGTGAAGAAACCAAGCTCCTCTTCGAGAGTATCGAACAAGATAGTTTGATAGGACTCCGAGACCGGGCATTGATAGGCGTGATGGCCTACAGCTTTTCCCGGATTTCGGCCGTTCTGGCGATGAACGTCGACGACTTTTACCAGCAAGGCACCAAATACTTTCTTCGGCTCCATGAAAAGGGCGGGAAGCACCATGAAGTGCCCGCACATCACACGCTCGTCGAGTTGGTGGATACCTACATTCACTCCACCGGGATCACGGGTCAATCCAATAGTCCCCTGTTTCGCAGCTTCAATCGGAAGCGCGAGATCTCAGAGGATCGGCTGCATCGACGGGAAGCTCTGGCCATGGTCAAGCGGAGAGCGCTCGCGGCCGGATTAGGAAATCGAATCTGCAATCACAGTTTTCGGGCGACGGGGATTACGAATTACCTGGAAAACAAAGGAACCATCGAAAAAGCGATGGCCATCGCTGCTCACGAGTCACCCAGGACTACGAAGCTATACGATCGGACGGACGATCAAGTGAGCTTGGACGAGATCGAGAAGATTCGGTTTTGA
- a CDS encoding tyrosinase family protein yields the protein MLSPITRRSFLESAGVTVASILTFDAKSQTPAQPNLSSPGVRENVAGMDENHPTLVSYRKAVAAMILLPETNPLSWIYQANMHGIPDGTVNVQPDWDGCMHGNWWFLPWHRGYLYYFERIIQKMSGDPSFYLPYWSWDTAGQNALPAPFRALQYQMTPNALYDAQRGDAANSGQPLRPNPEAGTTGSFAMDWNQAKQTAAFTNQYPELSFGGIKVAKTQLPTRPDSTDNHGVMESRAHDLIHDAVSGDMGDPRTAARDPIFWLHHANVDRLWNRWLDDRTHQNASDSDWLDQQFPYYDENGNRVVKSVSEILNLAVGAYIYDEEQRRVRTVAARPPVKGVRLVEPQIVGIASAQPSLKLNTKPFVKQLSFDTDNHPKLMTALNAPPKTDAEPASVLLRIEGIKPPAKPNLIFDVYLTLVGEKVSRKSYVGGISFFGRTGGGHGHAKDGGGFTQGFDITNTIQAIKRANKGKLPELQIHIIPHSTTGVSDDDLAKQNLDIPIANITIKLVSETNQ from the coding sequence ATGCTTTCGCCTATCACTCGTCGCTCTTTTCTGGAATCTGCAGGGGTTACTGTCGCGTCTATTTTGACTTTTGATGCGAAAAGTCAGACGCCTGCTCAACCCAATCTCTCGAGTCCCGGTGTTCGAGAAAACGTTGCGGGGATGGATGAAAATCATCCTACTCTGGTTTCCTACCGCAAAGCAGTTGCGGCCATGATTTTGCTGCCAGAAACAAACCCTCTCAGTTGGATATATCAGGCCAACATGCATGGTATACCGGATGGAACGGTGAACGTGCAACCCGATTGGGATGGGTGTATGCACGGCAACTGGTGGTTTCTTCCCTGGCACCGGGGATACCTTTATTACTTCGAACGAATTATCCAAAAAATGTCGGGTGATCCGAGTTTTTATCTCCCATATTGGAGTTGGGATACTGCCGGTCAGAATGCACTCCCCGCCCCGTTTCGTGCGCTTCAGTATCAAATGACGCCTAATGCGCTGTACGATGCTCAGCGTGGTGATGCCGCTAATAGTGGCCAGCCGCTCAGGCCCAATCCGGAAGCAGGCACCACCGGCTCATTTGCTATGGACTGGAATCAAGCCAAACAGACCGCCGCATTCACGAACCAGTATCCCGAACTGTCCTTCGGTGGCATCAAAGTAGCCAAAACGCAACTCCCGACACGACCAGATTCGACCGACAACCATGGTGTCATGGAATCTAGGGCTCACGACCTCATTCATGATGCTGTCAGCGGAGATATGGGTGATCCAAGAACCGCGGCCCGTGACCCGATCTTCTGGTTACACCATGCGAATGTTGATAGGCTCTGGAATCGCTGGCTGGATGATCGAACCCATCAGAATGCTTCGGATTCGGATTGGCTCGATCAACAGTTTCCTTATTACGATGAAAATGGCAACCGAGTGGTAAAGTCTGTTTCAGAAATTCTGAACCTTGCTGTTGGAGCGTATATTTATGATGAAGAACAGCGGAGAGTTCGAACCGTTGCAGCGAGACCGCCAGTAAAAGGAGTCAGACTTGTGGAACCACAAATCGTTGGAATTGCTTCCGCACAACCCTCTTTAAAACTCAATACAAAGCCTTTCGTGAAACAATTATCGTTTGATACGGATAATCATCCCAAATTGATGACTGCTTTGAATGCTCCCCCTAAAACGGATGCAGAACCCGCCTCGGTTCTCCTACGAATCGAAGGGATCAAGCCGCCAGCGAAGCCCAATCTAATATTTGACGTGTACCTGACCCTTGTCGGAGAGAAAGTTTCTCGGAAAAGCTATGTTGGGGGGATCTCATTTTTCGGTAGGACAGGTGGCGGCCACGGGCATGCCAAAGACGGAGGAGGTTTCACTCAAGGATTTGACATTACCAACACGATTCAAGCAATCAAACGAGCAAATAAGGGAAAACTCCCAGAGCTGCAGATTCACATCATACCGCATAGCACAACCGGAGTTAGTGATGACGATCTCGCAAAGCAAAATCTCGATATCCCGATAGCAAACATTACGATCAAGCTCGTTTCCGAAACTAATCAATGA
- a CDS encoding helix-turn-helix domain-containing protein: MTQPESPRKKRGIKVAVKRMEELRCCRGISQAELTHLAGLSKNTITNIIKTGFADATSIKRLAEALEVYEDFLTEQDQKPAVPVREVPVAKPRPDETGLHWIVDGIILQCAGELIFDSDATSTLRTKNRNTYIACFEDFLFTSIYSDSFGTTSALPNAGTDSPARLLTTQLSSLFKNHEQQIVKQITHEEILNHHVHRRNLQSDMMAMFDAYSLNKKIWHDWILREARLYLGTHKSVLQKTADFEKFVFAKTPEFFQDAQLTKAIHYKFVDSLLAPLVELYPKHHKKALQEFLLRTALSHIVVGWWYDLNSLSVPASIRMPYTVRSSIRLALAGRKSALSKQRFAKNFLVKNAFLELIEAYRCRDRSEVLDILLLMRDKKHFVNLRNRWNELELEMSLGNEKAIDTLIDDITRVATPTQQQPQPVIYEREAVQDQPGLCVKRALRDGTVHLTEHYAHALFLIFPELKEL; this comes from the coding sequence ATGACTCAGCCCGAATCGCCACGAAAAAAACGAGGGATAAAAGTCGCGGTAAAACGCATGGAAGAATTGCGGTGTTGCCGGGGAATCTCTCAAGCCGAACTCACCCACTTAGCGGGACTTTCGAAAAATACCATAACGAATATCATCAAAACGGGATTCGCTGATGCTACTTCCATCAAAAGATTAGCTGAGGCACTCGAGGTCTATGAAGATTTTTTGACGGAACAGGATCAGAAGCCAGCGGTCCCCGTTAGAGAAGTACCTGTAGCAAAACCGCGTCCGGACGAAACCGGTCTTCATTGGATCGTCGACGGGATCATTCTTCAATGTGCGGGAGAATTGATCTTCGACAGCGATGCCACCTCGACCTTACGCACTAAAAACCGCAACACCTACATCGCTTGCTTTGAAGATTTCCTGTTTACCAGCATCTACTCCGATAGCTTCGGGACGACATCAGCGTTGCCTAACGCGGGTACGGATTCACCCGCTCGACTCCTCACCACGCAATTATCATCGCTTTTTAAAAATCACGAGCAACAGATCGTTAAACAAATCACTCACGAAGAGATTCTTAACCACCACGTTCATCGTCGGAACCTCCAATCGGACATGATGGCCATGTTCGATGCCTACTCCTTGAACAAGAAAATTTGGCACGACTGGATCTTGCGGGAAGCTCGCCTTTATTTGGGAACCCATAAATCGGTGCTTCAGAAAACGGCAGATTTCGAGAAATTCGTATTCGCCAAAACACCGGAATTTTTTCAAGACGCCCAGCTGACCAAAGCGATTCACTACAAATTCGTCGATTCACTTTTAGCTCCTCTGGTGGAACTGTACCCCAAGCATCACAAAAAAGCGTTGCAGGAATTCTTACTCCGAACCGCTTTGAGTCACATTGTCGTGGGCTGGTGGTACGATCTGAATTCCCTTTCCGTTCCCGCTTCGATTCGAATGCCATATACCGTGCGATCCTCAATCCGGCTGGCCCTAGCCGGGAGAAAAAGTGCTCTCTCCAAACAGAGATTTGCCAAAAACTTTTTGGTGAAAAATGCCTTTTTGGAACTAATCGAGGCTTACCGCTGTCGGGATCGAAGCGAAGTACTCGACATCCTACTGCTGATGCGAGACAAGAAACATTTTGTGAATTTGCGAAATCGCTGGAACGAATTGGAACTCGAAATGAGCTTGGGTAACGAAAAAGCCATCGACACATTAATCGACGATATCACCCGAGTGGCCACGCCCACTCAACAACAGCCTCAGCCGGTCATTTACGAAAGAGAAGCCGTACAGGATCAACCGGGGCTGTGCGTCAAAAGAGCTCTTAGAGACGGAACTGTTCATCTCACGGAACATTATGCACACGCACTCTTTTTGATTTTTCCTGAACTGAAAGAGCTTTAA
- a CDS encoding ParB/RepB/Spo0J family partition protein, with translation MQPKQEHPLEFGLVDAESLIVDPREAERHLSSPEFPALVESVRRDDILQPPGVLRNLQVAFGTGRVLAKRKARPGERILVCWLQESMSEAQFNLLKWVENMRRQNWTPTEQSDRLFDLKQLHADLNQKQLSDLVGLTPTKISTLLAVFKCAPEVQKLYRENLLTPSDCAELAQLPVEVQRALASQRASGEILNREALKKLRIQHQTSETTTVKSSRVRMQIGGVQILVTGSSVSVEDLSELFKTGLNHCRRAEKMRWDIRTLERVLGDENRKEDPHSEI, from the coding sequence ATGCAACCGAAACAAGAACATCCTCTGGAATTCGGTTTGGTCGACGCGGAGAGCTTGATTGTCGATCCGCGCGAGGCCGAACGGCATCTGAGTTCGCCGGAATTCCCGGCCTTGGTGGAGAGCGTACGCCGGGACGACATTCTGCAGCCGCCGGGCGTCCTGCGGAATCTCCAGGTGGCTTTCGGTACTGGCCGAGTTTTGGCTAAACGTAAGGCCCGACCGGGCGAGCGCATTTTGGTCTGCTGGCTGCAGGAGTCGATGTCGGAGGCGCAGTTCAACCTTCTGAAATGGGTGGAGAATATGCGTCGCCAAAACTGGACTCCGACCGAGCAAAGCGACCGGCTTTTTGATCTCAAGCAACTGCATGCGGATCTCAACCAGAAGCAGCTGAGTGATCTGGTGGGACTAACCCCGACTAAAATCTCGACTCTTCTGGCGGTCTTCAAATGTGCTCCCGAGGTGCAGAAGCTCTATCGGGAAAACCTGCTGACCCCGAGTGATTGTGCCGAGCTAGCCCAGTTGCCGGTGGAAGTGCAACGCGCCCTGGCCAGCCAACGAGCGAGTGGAGAGATCCTCAATCGCGAGGCCTTGAAGAAGCTTCGCATTCAGCATCAGACCTCCGAAACGACGACCGTGAAATCGTCGCGCGTTCGCATGCAGATCGGAGGAGTTCAAATCCTGGTTACGGGAAGCTCGGTCTCCGTGGAAGATCTGTCGGAACTCTTCAAAACCGGGCTGAATCACTGTCGTCGTGCGGAAAAAATGCGCTGGGATATTCGCACGCTGGAACGGGTTCTCGGCGATGAAAATCGGAAGGAGGATCCTCATAGCGAAATTTAA
- a CDS encoding type IV secretory system conjugative DNA transfer family protein: MKIGRRILIAKFNRAVLVLAVLVPFGTGFVFLIRLLPPPLVLFFLICSVVRLKRVSPSLWAMGTARWSNHQDHQRAGMLEPNGGIILGRSSTSRSPPLREAIRGLFDPYLDDETAVNRVLPLGRKRWQVESQNTWVRMPRWVPHTVIFAPTGAGKNVSIASPFLLTCPDSCVVVDYKGELARDLAEFRRRRFGHRVVLLDPWRLCTDQPDMLNPLDFFDGQDPEVLQEALDLAEALVIRTGKEHDPHWADSAEVLLTALIVAVAFFAPEAERNLQSVRERLIDPEKFQSAIQALCASDALGGRLRRFGHQMMAYRDKELGSVLTTANRSLRFLDSPAVGESMRVSSFDPAEIRERTTAFLILPPTHQRTQSPLMRCWLTCLIRAVVKGGLQEKNFVHFVLDESSSLGRMDILIDAVEKFRGYGLKLQFYLQSLGQLRQHYPDGLDLTILSNTAQIFFGINEPTTADFVSSRLGDATIWVESQGDGEGNGVSSGRGGVEGRNRTFNTSRNFNQQSRRLARPDELMRWSNRMAVTFVPGLPPIKTRLLRSYEELELYEPRPPRKYAKWPLVAQSLATLIASIVMVAFVVDVLTDNQPRTYRTRTMMPTEAKKAALPNQKTGQALKGGNTSRPVSPKSSKR; encoded by the coding sequence ATGAAAATCGGAAGGAGGATCCTCATAGCGAAATTTAATCGGGCAGTTTTGGTTCTGGCCGTCCTGGTCCCGTTCGGTACCGGCTTCGTTTTTTTGATTCGGTTATTACCGCCGCCCTTGGTTTTGTTCTTCCTGATTTGTTCGGTCGTTCGACTCAAACGGGTCAGCCCCAGTCTCTGGGCGATGGGGACTGCAAGATGGTCGAACCATCAAGACCATCAGCGAGCCGGAATGCTCGAGCCCAACGGCGGGATCATCCTGGGTCGCAGTAGTACCAGTCGTTCACCGCCGCTGCGGGAGGCCATCCGGGGATTATTCGATCCCTACCTCGATGACGAAACGGCTGTGAATCGGGTGTTGCCGCTCGGACGCAAACGGTGGCAAGTCGAGAGCCAGAACACCTGGGTGCGAATGCCTCGCTGGGTTCCGCACACCGTAATTTTTGCACCAACGGGCGCTGGCAAAAATGTGTCCATCGCTTCGCCCTTCCTGTTGACCTGCCCCGACAGTTGCGTCGTGGTCGACTACAAGGGGGAGTTGGCCCGAGACCTAGCGGAATTTCGGAGAAGGCGATTTGGGCATCGGGTGGTTTTGCTGGATCCTTGGCGACTCTGCACCGATCAGCCGGACATGCTCAATCCGCTCGATTTTTTCGACGGGCAAGATCCGGAGGTTTTGCAGGAGGCTCTCGACCTGGCCGAGGCCTTGGTGATACGGACCGGCAAAGAGCATGATCCCCACTGGGCCGATTCGGCCGAGGTGCTCCTGACCGCTCTGATCGTGGCGGTGGCCTTCTTTGCCCCGGAAGCGGAACGGAATCTCCAAAGCGTTCGCGAACGCTTGATCGATCCGGAGAAGTTTCAAAGTGCGATCCAGGCTTTGTGTGCCTCGGACGCTCTGGGGGGTCGATTGCGGCGGTTTGGCCATCAGATGATGGCCTATCGGGATAAGGAGCTGGGATCGGTACTGACAACGGCGAATCGAAGCCTTCGCTTCTTGGATTCCCCGGCGGTTGGGGAGAGCATGCGGGTGTCGAGTTTTGACCCCGCAGAAATCCGCGAGCGGACAACGGCGTTTTTGATTTTACCGCCAACACATCAGAGGACGCAATCGCCTTTGATGCGTTGCTGGCTGACCTGCCTGATACGGGCGGTGGTGAAAGGAGGTTTGCAGGAGAAAAATTTCGTCCACTTTGTTTTGGATGAAAGTTCGTCCTTAGGACGGATGGACATCTTGATTGACGCGGTCGAAAAATTTCGGGGCTATGGACTGAAATTGCAGTTCTATCTGCAGTCGCTGGGCCAGCTTAGGCAGCACTATCCGGACGGTTTGGATCTCACGATTTTGTCGAACACGGCGCAGATTTTTTTCGGAATTAACGAGCCGACCACGGCTGATTTTGTGAGTTCGCGACTCGGGGATGCGACCATCTGGGTGGAGAGCCAAGGCGATGGCGAGGGGAATGGAGTCTCCTCGGGCCGGGGGGGCGTGGAAGGCCGCAACCGAACGTTCAACACGAGCCGGAACTTCAACCAGCAGTCGAGACGGCTGGCCCGACCGGATGAGCTGATGCGATGGTCGAATCGGATGGCGGTGACTTTTGTGCCCGGGCTGCCGCCGATTAAGACTCGATTGCTGCGCAGCTACGAGGAGTTGGAATTGTACGAACCTCGCCCTCCTCGGAAGTATGCGAAGTGGCCGTTGGTAGCGCAGTCGTTAGCGACGTTAATTGCTTCCATCGTGATGGTGGCCTTTGTGGTCGATGTGCTGACTGACAATCAGCCTCGCACCTATCGGACCCGGACGATGATGCCCACGGAAGCCAAAAAAGCCGCTTTGCCGAATCAGAAGACCGGCCAAGCACTCAAGGGCGGGAATACTTCCCGACCCGTATCGCCGAAGTCTTCGAAACGCTAG
- a CDS encoding helix-turn-helix domain-containing protein, which yields MTSAEPLLSQILERLDQLQIGLDQLVEREKIKEWYTTEELAKVVGKAEFTVREWCRLGRIKAQKRQSGRGKFLAWVVSHEELLRFQREGLLPLKN from the coding sequence ATGACTAGTGCGGAGCCATTGCTCTCGCAGATCCTCGAGCGGCTCGATCAGTTGCAAATCGGCCTCGATCAACTGGTCGAACGCGAGAAGATCAAAGAGTGGTACACCACCGAAGAACTGGCCAAAGTCGTCGGCAAGGCGGAATTTACCGTCCGCGAGTGGTGTCGGCTGGGTCGCATCAAAGCCCAGAAGCGACAGAGTGGCCGGGGCAAGTTCCTGGCTTGGGTGGTCTCGCACGAGGAGCTTCTGCGATTCCAGCGGGAGGGGTTGCTGCCTCTGAAGAACTGA
- a CDS encoding ATPase, T2SS/T4P/T4SS family, with amino-acid sequence MDTPSLILPWDIVKHSLCSSEFTLRLRLEDLGNSDAGLTKWLESYKRSNSNESSLPSNDPRSWKIYSHDTELKIIINDSGNSYESHGRAIFTRMRCGEQVSLTYRHLGKPIIVSDKRIYFLPKKIDTNTRKLIEQQIENNDLEAENSLKDLTAKFKQLDDIEVDNDIINLFNYLSSQPKCEDDYLLSFAELHNFVFRRLQSRGDQTLPQGLLIISGATKSGKSEMSRALIARWLIQARCEKKGSGFRNPHLLTIEDPIEKPLFNEKHTDESLYQKYGIDYTPRLIGVDCASVRNVLNDALRQTPSIVYIGEVRGGDDWSAILDFAATGHFVVATAHASSLTETFLRVFNAIGVKKPSDFIQYAQRIFGIVSLRSISAIDFKSGIYRSEGKKESTVKKLGNSVIVPSLWRNTNEAIAKLAGDGLASLLPFRHGVPNDWTKATALSGTQGRASCLEWLLAYHLSNEPMKSWIYSNKENLNSVTNFSKEELKIILASQWLRRAIALDLEGT; translated from the coding sequence ATGGATACACCTAGCCTAATTTTGCCCTGGGATATAGTTAAACACTCACTTTGTTCAAGTGAATTTACTCTGCGCCTAAGGTTAGAAGACTTGGGGAATTCCGATGCGGGTTTGACTAAATGGCTAGAATCTTATAAACGATCAAACTCAAATGAGTCGTCTTTACCTTCAAATGATCCACGATCCTGGAAAATATATTCTCACGATACAGAGTTGAAAATTATTATTAACGATTCTGGAAATAGTTATGAATCTCATGGTAGGGCTATCTTCACTCGAATGCGTTGTGGTGAGCAGGTCAGCTTGACCTATCGCCATCTTGGCAAACCAATAATAGTGTCCGATAAGAGAATTTACTTCTTGCCAAAGAAAATTGATACTAATACTAGGAAATTGATAGAACAACAAATAGAGAATAATGATCTTGAAGCAGAAAATTCGCTAAAAGATCTGACCGCAAAATTTAAGCAGCTCGATGATATCGAAGTAGATAACGACATTATAAACCTATTCAATTATCTGAGTTCTCAACCAAAATGCGAAGATGATTATCTACTAAGTTTTGCTGAATTGCACAACTTCGTTTTTCGACGGCTCCAATCGCGAGGAGATCAAACACTTCCACAGGGACTTTTAATTATCTCAGGAGCCACAAAGTCTGGTAAAAGTGAGATGTCTCGGGCTCTGATCGCAAGGTGGCTGATACAAGCTCGGTGTGAAAAAAAAGGGTCAGGCTTTCGAAATCCCCATCTACTTACAATTGAAGATCCGATCGAGAAGCCTCTGTTTAATGAAAAACACACAGATGAAAGTCTCTATCAAAAATACGGGATAGATTACACACCACGACTCATAGGGGTAGATTGTGCAAGCGTAAGAAATGTGCTGAATGATGCTCTAAGGCAAACCCCTTCCATCGTTTACATTGGCGAAGTGCGCGGTGGCGATGATTGGAGTGCGATTCTCGACTTCGCCGCAACCGGCCATTTCGTTGTTGCCACTGCTCATGCGTCGAGTTTAACCGAAACATTTTTAAGAGTTTTTAATGCGATCGGGGTAAAAAAACCATCTGATTTCATACAGTATGCACAACGTATTTTTGGTATTGTGAGTTTACGCTCAATTTCTGCAATCGATTTCAAGTCTGGGATTTATCGCTCCGAGGGCAAGAAAGAATCGACTGTAAAGAAGCTAGGTAATTCTGTTATCGTGCCTTCCTTGTGGCGTAATACTAACGAGGCGATCGCCAAACTTGCAGGCGATGGATTAGCATCGCTCTTGCCCTTTAGGCATGGAGTGCCAAATGATTGGACTAAAGCGACCGCATTGTCCGGTACCCAGGGTCGAGCGAGCTGTCTCGAGTGGTTACTGGCATACCATCTATCTAATGAACCGATGAAATCTTGGATTTACTCGAATAAAGAAAATCTCAATTCTGTTACAAATTTTTCTAAGGAAGAACTTAAAATAATCTTAGCATCTCAATGGCTCAGAAGAGCCATTGCGCTTGACCTCGAAGGAACTTAG